TCTCCCGATTGCGCTTGAGATTGAGTTGTTGGCAATACTGGTGGTTCAGGCTGCGCCATCAAGCTCTCAACTCGAGAGGCTAATTCCGGTGAAAGCTCGCTTAAATCCAGATCGTCCAAGTCAAAGCTCTGCTCAGCACTAGATGACTCTTGAGGTAACATCTCGGATTGAGTTTGCATCTTAGGTGCAGCATTAGCCGCTACAGCAGTCACTCTTTGCAACGAAAGTTTCTTGGTCACCGTCAAAGGTGCAAGTGGTGCGAGATCCAAAGAAGAAACGGTGGCTAAGTGGCGATAATGTACTTGCGGCTCAACTGACTGTGGTTGGTGCGCCATGTGTTGCCAACTTAGCACCCCAGCAACCGCCAAAGGTGGCAGAAGCGCAATGGCAATACAACTTAGCTTGTTCATTGCTTAGCCCCCGTCAACGTTGGAGCTTGCGAGTTAACGTAGCTATCGAGCACCATCAGTGTCTTGTTGCCAACAATGCCGTCAACATCTAGCCCATGCAGAGTTTGGAATCGCTCAACTTGTTGATGCAACTGGTTGTTAAATACTTGCCCAGTCACACTCGCTTCATTAAGCGCCTGTGCTAGCGCTTGTGCGAAGCGCTCAACCGCTTCACCTCGGTAACCCCGCTTCAACACCTGGTCGATTTCAGTAAACCAAACCATTTGATACTGAGATGGCCAATGCTGCTCTAACCATTGACGAGACAAAGTCACCTGACTATCTCCAATAACAAGCTGTGCATTTTGCGTATCCAAACGGGTCAAAATTGCACTCACCGAGTAGCCCTCTAAACTCAACTCAAACAGCACCGGACGATTATAATCGAGTACGTCCTCTAAACTTCCGAAGAGCTCACTGCAATGAAATCCGCCGACATCAATGGTGTCACACACCGCTTGTTCTGCTGTGGCTTGCATGCCCCATAAGGCAAAC
This portion of the Vibrio sp. SCSIO 43136 genome encodes:
- a CDS encoding general secretion pathway protein GspB, whose translation is MNKLSCIAIALLPPLAVAGVLSWQHMAHQPQSVEPQVHYRHLATVSSLDLAPLAPLTVTKKLSLQRVTAVAANAAPKMQTQSEMLPQESSSAEQSFDLDDLDLSELSPELASRVESLMAQPEPPVLPTTQSQAQSGEVIALLDNLDKYQGRLPAMNLQTHMYVSSEANRWVKVNDKEVHQGQWITPLVQLTTITPRSVVVKFEGQEIEIPALYEWK